The stretch of DNA AACCCCTTGGCCAATCGGTTGACGTTGTCCGCATAGGTTGCTTTATCCAGCGCGTTCAGTGCATCGACGACCGCGCGAGTATCCTGCGCGCTGAGCCTTGCCCTCGGGTTGGTCCGCACCTGCTCGAACGTCTGCAACGCATCGTTGTAGCTTCTGATCTTCTTCCCTGAAACATCCTTTTGAAGATCCATCACGACCTGGTGCAGGTTTGCGCCGTATTTCTCAAGGATGTATTTGTTCGCGTCGGCGACGTAAGCCACTGCGCGTTTGTAATCATCAATGCGCTTGGCTTCTGCTTCGGCAGCGATCCGGTTTTTTTCTTCCTGCAGGCGTTTGGCCTCTGCCAGAGCTGCCTGATGAACGTGCTCTCGTCTCTGTGCCTCTTCAGCCTGCCGCGCCGCTTCGGCTGCCTGTTGTTGGGCGAGTGCCTCGGCCTGGCGCCGGGCTATTTCGGCATACAGTTTTGTCTGCCGATTCTGGAGGTTTGCGATTTGCTCGTTCAGAAGCATGGCGTCATAAGTGGCTTGTAACTTCGAATGTTGTCGCGCCGTTTGAACGTCCCTTAGTTTTTGCTGCAACTCCGCGTTTTTTTGAAAAAGTAATTCGTTGACAATGTTCGTGGCTTTGTTCAGCCATGTGTCGGGTGTAGGGTTGGTGAGTGGTGGGTGCCTGCTATCTATAAGGTTCAACTCTGTTTGCAAGCCATGTTCGAGATTGTGCTTTCTTGCGAGATAATCGCTTTCTATTGCCAGTGTGAATCCATGCATCGGATTGCCAAGTGGATAGTTCTTGAGAATGTCTCCCCGGATAGTTTTTGGGCTTAAGTTGACTATCTCCCATGTACCGTCACCATAGAATATGGTTGCCGGGAGTTCGAGTTGTCGCATGTGATGATTCCTTTCTGTGATGGGGAACCCTTTCCGTGGGTTCGGTCAAAAAGCAATGTTCTGTTTATTGGGCTGGTCTTATATAGATAGCACTGCCGGTTTGCGCATTCAAATCGTGCTGTAGGAATTCGGTCTTTAAATTGTGTGAGACATTTCTTGTCAGTTTGTAAGGATTCTTTAGTGTGTTTCCAGTTGTTGTTTTTATTGGCTTTTTTTGTGCGAGTAATCGGAAGAAGTGTAATCTTTGGCGGGGTAATGACGGGTGGTTGCACGAAGCGCAAGGGCGCGACGGGAACGAATTTCGGGTGAGCGGTCATTTCAGGTGCGCTTGCGCGTTGAATGGATGCCTGAAACGCGAGATTTCTCTTTGACTGCTAATGTTTACCAGTGCGCGGGCCTGCGTTTACGTGCCAATGACCGAATATGTCGCAGCACCGCAAGCAGACACATTGTCGCACCCATTAAGCTGCGCAACGGATGAGCACCCGTAAAGACATTGTCGGCAGCCCCGGCAGTCGTTTTTGCAGATGCCCATTCAATGGAAGGTGAATGTGACCTGAGTGTCTCGTCCAGCTTCACCCACCTGTCCCCCTGTTTCCTCTGCCCGAGAATCAGGAGCAGGGCGACACAAGCCCCGAAAGGGGTGTTGCACGCGACGCTTTCCATCAATAACAAGCTTAAGCGGAGTACCACAGATGGCGTTCTTCACCGCAGCCAGCAAAGCCGACTTCCAGCACCAACTGCAAGCGGCACTGGCGCAGCACATCAGTGAACAGGCACTGCCACAAGTGGCGCTGTTCGCTGAACAATTCTTCGGCATCATTTCCCTGGACGAGCTGACCCAACGTCGCCTCTCCGACCTCGCTGGCTGTACTCTTTCCGCGTGGCGCCTGCTTGAGCGCTTCGATCACGCGCAACCGCAAGTGCGCGTCTACAACCCCGATTACGAGCGTCATGGCTGGCAGTCGACCCACACGGCGGTCGAAGTCCTGCACCATGACCTGCCATTTCTGGTCGACTCGGTCCGCACCGAGCTGAACCGTCGCGGCTACAGCATCCACACCCTGCAAACCACCGTGCTCAGCGTACGCCGTGGCAGCAAGGGCGAGCTGCTGGAAATCCTGCCAAAAGGCAGCACCGGCGAAGGCGTGCTGCACGAGTCGCTGATGTACCTGGAAATCGATCGCTGCGCCAATGCGGCCGAACTGAACGTGCTGAGCAAAGAGCTGGAGCAGGTGCTCGGTGAAGTGCGCGTCGCGGTTGCCGATTTCGAGCCGATGAAGGCCAAGGTGCAGGAGATCCTCACCAAGCTCGACAACAGCGCATTCACCGTCGATGCCGACGAAAAGACCGAGATCAAGAGCTTCCTGGAATGGCTGGTGGGCAACCACTTCACCTTCCTCGGCTATGAAGAGTTCACCGTTGTCGATCAGGCCGATGGTGGCCATATCGAATACGACCAGAATTCCTTCCTCGGTCTGACCAAACTGTTGCGCACCGGTCTGACCAACGAAGACCGTCACATCGAAGACTACGCGGTGAACTACCTGCGCGAACCGACCCTGCTGTCGTTCGCCAAGGCCGCGCACCCGAGTCGTGTGCACCGTCCGGCCTACCCGGACTACGTGTCGATCCGTGAAATCGACGCTGACGGCAACGTCATCAAGG from Pseudomonas sp. P8_229 encodes:
- a CDS encoding colicin-like pore-forming protein gives rise to the protein MRQLELPATIFYGDGTWEIVNLSPKTIRGDILKNYPLGNPMHGFTLAIESDYLARKHNLEHGLQTELNLIDSRHPPLTNPTPDTWLNKATNIVNELLFQKNAELQQKLRDVQTARQHSKLQATYDAMLLNEQIANLQNRQTKLYAEIARRQAEALAQQQAAEAARQAEEAQRREHVHQAALAEAKRLQEEKNRIAAEAEAKRIDDYKRAVAYVADANKYILEKYGANLHQVVMDLQKDVSGKKIRSYNDALQTFEQVRTNPRARLSAQDTRAVVDALNALDKATYADNVNRLAKGFGVTGKIVQAHSVIDKTVVGFREGNWKPLMLELESIAAGMGAGALLAVIAAYSFPALAITVPGIVVVGLLIALAAAYLSADNVEKINTLILDQFNSASTKG